From one Lycium ferocissimum isolate CSIRO_LF1 chromosome 5, AGI_CSIRO_Lferr_CH_V1, whole genome shotgun sequence genomic stretch:
- the LOC132057886 gene encoding uncharacterized protein LOC132057886, with product MENDCSKFVQKYHKCQIHGDLIKVPPIELNAMTSPWQFTAWGMDVIGLIEPAASNKHRFILVTIDYFTKWVEAVSYSSVTKKVVTDFVLNNIICRFGIPESIITDNGANLNSHLMKDMCEQFRITHQNSTAYRP from the coding sequence atggagaatGACTGTAGCAAATTCGTCCAAAAATACCACAAGTGTCAGATTCATGGAGACTTGATAAAGGTCCCTCCAATAGAACTGAATGCTATGACGTCACCTTGGCAATTCACcgcttggggcatggatgtcatAGGACTAATTGAGCCAGCTGCATCAAACAAACACCGCTTCATTTTGGTCAccatagactacttcaccaagtgggtggaagcagTATCTTATTCATCGGtgacaaagaaagtggtcaCAGACTTTGTGCTCAACAACATCATATGTCGATTTGGCATCCCAGAatcaatcataacagacaatgggGCTAATTTGAATAGCCACTTGATGAAAGACATGTGTGAGCAGTTCCGAATCACTCATCAGAATTCAACCGCGTACCGGCCATAA
- the LOC132056994 gene encoding endochitinase A-like isoform X1, with the protein MGTSVQCRPQERTLGMVMKEVDEDLAMFLEIRRNEKDMNNSGELDQQLGSEVDFSLLSNGRSTKPANQDYLLNSENDKDDYDWLLSNPLPEVEEQNNLEYQIVRNSNSTAQDCKIEIDSSTTAPEPKISIEQDIAQSANSSDGLSSKIDSTGNPVISRSKNASAGTGRPSSSGGKKAASTRSATPTGRPRSSGSKPSRASTPTSRSTLPSVKPVASTARSSTPTRAAPRSSTPTGRPSKPVASKSASRSATPTRRPSAASSIPIVSVSGARSFSSTKTSTTTLKKTAPSRGTSPTVKSRPLKPLETPSLSRDSSINSKTLVPKRPASASRGRPTAPAARPSTTNGKPRRKSCSPSRGRATTATILSNATALLSKSRGYGIEKDDVNPVLIGTQMVERVVNMRKLAPPKQGDNISHENPSKKSLSRENSGFGRSFSKKSLDMALRHMDIRRSVNGTLRPVLTRVSASSANGIRSSSTKNKTGSVSDSPLATSSNASSEPSINNSSHSLNWSEPEDDNFGRERELSFPTTHQHLEQ; encoded by the exons ATGGGT ACATCTGTGCAATGTAGGCCACAAGAAAGGACTTTAGGAATGGTGATGAAGGAAGTAGATGAAGACCTTgcaatgtttcttgaaattcgtCGTAACGAAAAGGACATGAATAACTCTGGGGAATTGGATCAGCAATTAG GCTCAGAGGTTGACTTCTCTTTGTTATCAAACGGGAGATCAACAAAGCCTGCTAATCAAGATTATCTTTTAAACTCTGAGAATGACAAGGATGACTATGATTG GCTCCTCTCAAATCCATTGCCAGAGGTGGAAGAACAGAATAATCTGGAGTACCAGATTGTGAGGAATTCGAATTCAACAGCTCAAGATTGTAAAATTGAGATAGATTCAAGTACAACTGCTCCAGAACCTAAAATAAGCATTGAGCAGGATATAGCTCAG TCTGCAAACTCTTCGGACGGGCTCTCTTCGAAGATTGATTCAACGGGAAACCCAGTTATATCCAGAAGCAAAAACGCTTCTGCTGGAACTGGAAGGCCTTCATCGTCAGGTGGGAAAAAGGCAGCTTCCACAAGGTCAGCAACGCCTACTGGACGTCCTCGTAGTTCTGGATCCAAGCCCTCAAGAGCTTCTACTCCTACTTCAAGATCGACATTGCCTTCTGTTAAGCCGGTTGCTTCCACAGCAAGATCCTCGACTCCAACAAGAGCTGCTCCACGCTCTTCTACCCCAACTGGTAGACCCTCCAAACCAGTAGCTTCCAAGTCAGCGTCCAGGTCAGCAACACCAACTCGTCGACCATCAGCTGCATCGTCCATTCCTATTGTATCTGTTTCTGGGGCTCGATCTTTTTCATCGACAAAAACGAGTACCACAACATTGAAAAAAACTGCACCATCTCGGGGTACCTCTCCAACTGTGAAATCTAGGCCATTGAAACCCTTGGAGACACCAAGTCTTTCACGTGATTCTTCTATCAATTCTAAGACATTGGTGCCTAAAAGGCCTGCATCTGCATCGAGGGGAAGACCAACTGCACCTGCTGCTCGACCCTCCACCACTAATGGAAAACCCAGACGGAAATCATGTTCTCCTTCTAGAGGACGAGCAACAACTGCTACTATTTTGAGCAATGCAACCGCACTACTTTCCAAGAGTAGGGGATATGGTATTGAGAAAGATGATGTGAACCCTGTGTTGATCGGCACGCAAATGGTTGAAAGGGTAGTAAACATGAGGAAATTAGCTCCCCCCAAGCAAGGTGATAATATTTCTCATGAAAATCCCTCCAAGAAATCTTTGTCCCGAGAAAATTCAGGCTTTGGAAGATCATTCTCCAAAAAGTCTTTGGATATGGCTCTACGGCACATG GATATAAGGCGAAGTGTTAACGGAACCTTACGCCCAGTTCTGACACGGGTCTCTGCTTCTTCAGCAAACGGTATCCGGTCTAGCTCCACAAAGAATAAGACAGGTAGTGTTTCTGACTCGCCACTTGCCACGAGCAGCAATGCTAGTTCCGAGCCCAGTATCAACAATAGTTCTCATAGTTTAAATTGGAGCGAACCGGAAGATGATAACTTTGGCCGTGAGAGAGAATTATCCTTCCCTACTACCCATCAGCATCTGGAGCAGTAA
- the LOC132057885 gene encoding two-component response regulator ARR2-like, with protein sequence MAAPFYGMIKEVRVMLVDNDKEFVNEMVDLLKSYDYKVTTIDMASAAKAMSMLSKGKEKIDVMIINDNSPDFPSFQILAQAVALDIVSLFVCDEHSALSAKKALNDGASLCLKKPIHEEIVKYLWQFVLRKKIQREKVRKGLEENGDQMNIGDTNDVGNNDNIVGDEEQARQKNLSNTKELNNNIHEAENNVVSNEKYKLKRKRGRKSTKEINEGESQNSANRAVRRKVYIEWTVDLHAKFMEAVQLLGEGGCYPKDILEVMNVPGLTRIQVASHLQKCRSNNWKAPKERKFIRHRSGQEFTSGSQPRSNLRKFGAMPHLQTNLSNIQQQQCNPDQTQKGPEFLFPALKNNVFVRGESSTQQQLYRPQLQPKIMLVERYNNNMEHYLVC encoded by the exons ATGGCGGCACCTTTTTATGGAATGATAAAAGAAGTTCGTGTGATGCTTGTTGATAACGACAAAGAGTTTGTTAATGAGATGGTTGATTTGCTAAAGTCTTACGACTATAAAG TGACGACGATTGATATGGCTTCGGCAGCAAAAGCAATGTCAATGTTgtccaaaggaaaggaaaaaatcgATGTGATGATAATCAATGACAATTCACCTGATTTTCCGTCCTTTCAAATTTTAGCTCAAGCTGTAGCCTTGGATATCGTTTCACTCT TTGTATGTGATGAACACAGTGCACTCTCAGCAAAGAAGGCTTTGAATGATGGAGCTTCCCTTTGCCTGAAAAAGCCAATTCACGAGGAAATTGTAAAATATTTGTGGCAATTTGTATTGAGGAAAAAAATACAAAGAGAGAAAGTGAGAAAAGGACTAGAAGAAAATGGAGATCAGATGAATATTGgtgatactaatgatgttggTAATAATGATAATATTGTTGGAGATGAAGAACAAGCTAGACAGAAGAATCTGTCTAATACTAAGGAACTGAATAATAATATTCATGAGgctgaaaataatgttgtatcTAATGAAAAATACAAGCTAAAAAGGAAGAGAGGTAGAAAAAGCACAAAAGAGATTAATGAAGGAGAGAGCCAAAACAGTGCTAATAGGGCTGTTAGGAGAAAGGTCTACATAGAATGGACTGTGGATCTTCATGCCAAATTCATGGAAGCTGTGCAACTACTTGGTGAAGGAG GATGTTACCCGAAAGATATTCTTGAGGTGATGAATGTGCCCGGTCTTACTAGGATACAAGTTGCAAGCCATCTTCAG AAATGTCGTAGCAATAATTGGAAAGCTccaaaagagagaaaatttaTTCGTCACCGATCAGGTCAAGAATTCACAAGTGGTTCTCAACCAAGAAGTAACCTCAGAAAATTTGGGGCAATGCCTCATCTTCAAACAAATCTGtcaaatatacaacaacaacaatgtaaCCCAGATCAAACCCAGAAAGGCCCAGAGTTTTTGTTTCCAGCACTAAAGAACAACGTTTTTGTTAGAGGAGAGAGTTCAACTCAGCAACAGCTATATCGCCCACAACTTCAG CCCAAAATAATGTTGGTGGagagatacaacaacaacatggaGCATTATTTGGTATGCTAA